One Leopardus geoffroyi isolate Oge1 chromosome B1, O.geoffroyi_Oge1_pat1.0, whole genome shotgun sequence DNA window includes the following coding sequences:
- the TMEM175 gene encoding endosomal/lysosomal potassium channel TMEM175 isoform X2, with translation MSGPQTPEPARRTQGDSPTGTGGEDTADGIQHSQRMLSFSDALLSIIATVMILPVTHTEISPEQFDKSIQRLLATRIAVYLMTFLIVTVAWAAHTRLFQVVGKIDDTLALLNLACMMTITFLPFTFSLMVTFPEVPLGIFLFCMCVIAIGAVQALIVVYAFHFPHLLNPQIESSTHRTLYRQHILGIVLRGPALCFAAAGFSLFFYPLIGIPPPLWLPPADPAGPAHRLASSHLLHTREARPSVCLLSDVVGAVNRSVVLAFVIGLQCATVSLIVLPTSGDPEVLGLQDRRGGGPPLSAGLEWGSGGRRRRLTAGVSAVWVPQPQGEQSPRGTCQCAPALRARAARAQNTLPGPTAFLVQITGCVCSEAHATVSCKHHPAATMECTSRAAATSTSFWNVSLTPPAAWKPPVDFPSLSVDLPVLGDLCKWNPKTRGFYVWLLSFNVTFSRLVHVAPSVRTSSCWLDHVFSPARLSTDSGFLLVLADVNSAAVNVGCTHLLETLLSVLLGAHPGQTWAYWMAGGGRRGLAGWQGEAGLGLLDRRGRRAWACWVTGGGRCGLTGWQGEAGVGLLDRRGRRAWAYRITGAPFDFGGTCHIVFHGGCTSLRPHRQSAGSQFPHTLTKARGPAFRRAVSPGV, from the exons ATGTCCGGGCCGCAGACCCCAGAGCCGGCCCGCCGCACGCAGGGAGACTCCCCCACAGGCACAGGGGGCGAGGACACCGCCGACGGGATCCAGCACTCACAGCGCATGCTCAGCTTCAGTGATGCGCTCCTGTCCATCATCGCCACTGTGATG ATCCTGCCTGTGACCCACACGGAGATCTCCCCGGAACAG TTTGACAAAAGTATACAGAGACTTCTAGCAACCAGGATTGCTGTCTACCTGATGACGTTTCTCATTGTGACTGTGGCCTGGGCAGCACATACAAG ATTGTTCCAGGTTGTTGGGAAGATAGACGACACACTTGCCTTGCTCAACCTG GCCTGCATGATGACCATCACTTTCCTACCTTTCACT TTTTCCTTAATGGTGACCTTCCCGGAGGTGCCTCTGGGCATCTTCTTGTTCTGTATGTGTGTGATCGCCATCGGGGCCGTGCAG GCGCTGATCGTGGTGTACGCGTTCCACTTCCCCCACCTCCTGAACCCCCAGATAGAGAGCTCCACCCACAGGACCCTGTATCGGCAGCACATCCTGGGCATCGTCCTCAGGGGCCCGGCCTTGTGTTTCGCTGCTGCTGgcttctccctgtttttctaCCCCTTG attggGATTCCTCCTCCCCTGTGGCTCCCTCCCGCTGATCCTGCAGGGCCTGCCCACCGATTGGCCTCCTCCCACCTGCTTCACACCCGGGAGGCCCGTCCCTCAGTGTGTCTGCTCAGTGATGTGGTCGGGGCTGTAAATAGATCTGTGGTTCTGGCCTTCGTCATCGGTCTGCAGTGTGCCACTGTCTCCCTGATTGTACTCCCCACGTCAGGTGACCCTGAAGTACTTGGCCTGCAGGACAGAAGGGGCGGGGGCCCCCCATTGAGCGCAGGCCTGGAATGGGGCAGCGGTGGCAGGAGGAGGCGCCTCACTGCAGGGGTGTCGGCTGTGTGGGTACCACAGCCGCAGGGTGAGCAGAGCCCTCGTGGGACCTGCCAGTGTGCCCCAGCCTTGAGGGCTCGCGCTGCCAGAGCCCAGAACACGCTGCCTGGCCCTACGGCCTTTCTTGTTCAAATTACGGGGTGTGTGTGCAGTGAAGCCCACGCCACTGTGTCCTGTAAACACCATCCAGCGGCAACGATGGAGTGCACATCGCGTGCAGCCGCCACCTCCACCTCCTTCTGGAATGTTTCCCTCACCCCCCCTGCTGCCTGGAAGCCACCAGTCgactttccatctctctctgtggATCTGCCTGTGCTGGGTgatttatgtaaatggaatcctaaaaCACGAggcttttatgtctggcttctttcgttCAACGTAACGTTTTCAAGGTTGGTTCACGTCGCCCCAAGTGTCAGGACTTCCTCTTGTTGGCTGGACCATGTTTTCTCACCCGCACGTCTGTCGACGGACTCTGGGTTCTTGCTCGTCTTAGCTGATGTgaacagtgctgctgtgaacgtggggTGCACACACCTCTTGGAGACCCTGCTCTCAGTTCTTCTGGGTGCACACCCGGGCCAGACGTGGGCTTACTGgatggcagggggaggcaggcgTGGGCTTGCTGGATGGCAGGGGGAGGCGGGCTTGGGCTTGCTGGATCGCAGGGGGAGGCGGGCGTGGGCTTGCTGGGTCACAGGGGGTGGCAGGTGTGGGCTTACTGGATGGCAGGGGGAGGCGGGCGTGGGCTTGCTGGATCGCAGGGGGAGGCGGGCGTGGGCTTACCGGATCACAGGGGCTCCGTTTGATTTTGGGGGGACCTGCCACATTGTTTTCCAtggcggctgcaccagtttacgtcCCCACCGACAGAGCGCGGGCTCCCAGTttccccacaccctcaccaaGGCCCGTGGACCCGCTTTTCGGAGGGCCGTCTCCCCCGGGGTGTGA
- the TMEM175 gene encoding endosomal/lysosomal potassium channel TMEM175 isoform X4, translating to MSGPQTPEPARRTQGDSPTGTGGEDTADGIQHSQRMLSFSDALLSIIATVMILPVTHTEISPEQVLGNRGLRASRFDKSIQRLLATRIAVYLMTFLIVTVAWAAHTRLFQVVGKIDDTLALLNLACMMTITFLPFTFSLMVTFPEVPLGIFLFCMCVIAIGAVQALIVVYAFHFPHLLNPQIESSTHRTLYRQHILGIVLRGPALCFAAAGFSLFFYPLSYLLMATVIFLPYVSKACSWCKGRLVGPQEPPAHSVEFFTFDLHEPLSKERVEAFSDGVYAIVATLLILDICEDNIPDSKDVKEKFHGSLVAALSVYGPHFLAYFGSFATVGLLWFAHHSLFLHIRKATQSMGLLNTLSLAFVGGLPLAYQQTSAFAQQPHDELESVRVSCAIIFFASIFQFAIWTTALLHEEETLQPSARFGGREHAFMFAKLALYPCASLLAFASTCFLSRFSTAIFHLTQIAVPFSFLLLRLLVRLALALLRALRGLPLPAPGGQDDVRSPLLPSP from the exons ATGTCCGGGCCGCAGACCCCAGAGCCGGCCCGCCGCACGCAGGGAGACTCCCCCACAGGCACAGGGGGCGAGGACACCGCCGACGGGATCCAGCACTCACAGCGCATGCTCAGCTTCAGTGATGCGCTCCTGTCCATCATCGCCACTGTGATG ATCCTGCCTGTGACCCACACGGAGATCTCCCCGGAACAGGTACTTGGGAACCGTGGTCTGCGGGCATCGAGG TTTGACAAAAGTATACAGAGACTTCTAGCAACCAGGATTGCTGTCTACCTGATGACGTTTCTCATTGTGACTGTGGCCTGGGCAGCACATACAAG ATTGTTCCAGGTTGTTGGGAAGATAGACGACACACTTGCCTTGCTCAACCTG GCCTGCATGATGACCATCACTTTCCTACCTTTCACT TTTTCCTTAATGGTGACCTTCCCGGAGGTGCCTCTGGGCATCTTCTTGTTCTGTATGTGTGTGATCGCCATCGGGGCCGTGCAG GCGCTGATCGTGGTGTACGCGTTCCACTTCCCCCACCTCCTGAACCCCCAGATAGAGAGCTCCACCCACAGGACCCTGTATCGGCAGCACATCCTGGGCATCGTCCTCAGGGGCCCGGCCTTGTGTTTCGCTGCTGCTGgcttctccctgtttttctaCCCCTTG TCGTACCTGCTGATGGCGACGGTCATCTTCCTCCCCTACGTCAGCAAGGCCTGCAGCTGGTGCAAGGGCAGGCTCGTGG GCCCCCAAGAGCCCCCAGCTCACAGTGTGGAGTTCTTCACATTTGACCTGCATGAGCCTCTCAGCAAGGAGCGGGTGGAGGCCTTCAGCGACGGGGTCTATGCCATCGTGGCCACACTCCTCATCCTGGACATCTG CGAGGACAACATCCCGGACTCCAAGGACGTGAAGGAGAAGTTCCACGGCAGCCTGGTGGCGGCACTGAGCGTGTACGGGCCACATTTCCTGGCGTATTTTGGCTCCTTCGCCACGGTGGGCCTGCTCTGGTTTGCCCACCACTCGCTCTTCCTGCACATCCGCAAAGCCACGCAGTCCATGGGGCTGCTCAACACACTGTCGCTGGCCTTTGTGGGCGGCCTCCCGCTGGCCTACCAGCAGACCTCGGCCTTCGCCCAGCAGCCCCACGACGAGCTCGAGAGCGTGCGCGTCAGCTGCGCCATCATCTTCTTCGCCAGCATCTTCCAGTTTGCCATCTGGACCACGGCCTTGCTGCACGAGGAGGAGACGCTGCAGCCCTCGGCACGGTTCGGGGGCCGGGAGCACGCGTTCATGTTCGCCAAGCTTGCGCTGTACCCCTGTGCCAGCCTGCTGGCCTTCGCCTCCACCTGCTTCCTCAGCAGGTTCAGCACAGCCATCTTCCACCTCACACAGATCGCCGTGCCTTTCAGCTTCCTGCTGCTGCGTCTCCTCGTgcgcctggccctggccctgctgCGGGCCCTGCGGGGCCTCCCCCTGCCGGCACCAGGGGGCCAGGATGACGTGCGGTCCCCGCTCCTCCCGTCTCCCTAG
- the TMEM175 gene encoding endosomal/lysosomal potassium channel TMEM175 isoform X5: MSGPQTPEPARRTQGDSPTGTGGEDTADGIQHSQRMLSFSDALLSIIATVMILPVTHTEISPEQFDKSIQRLLATRIAVYLMTFLIVTVAWAAHTRLFQVVGKIDDTLALLNLACMMTITFLPFTFSLMVTFPEVPLGIFLFCMCVIAIGAVQALIVVYAFHFPHLLNPQIESSTHRTLYRQHILGIVLRGPALCFAAAGFSLFFYPLSYLLMATVIFLPYVSKACSWCKGRLVGPQEPPAHSVEFFTFDLHEPLSKERVEAFSDGVYAIVATLLILDICEDNIPDSKDVKEKFHGSLVAALSVYGPHFLAYFGSFATVGLLWFAHHSLFLHIRKATQSMGLLNTLSLAFVGGLPLAYQQTSAFAQQPHDELESVRVSCAIIFFASIFQFAIWTTALLHEEETLQPSARFGGREHAFMFAKLALYPCASLLAFASTCFLSRFSTAIFHLTQIAVPFSFLLLRLLVRLALALLRALRGLPLPAPGGQDDVRSPLLPSP, from the exons ATGTCCGGGCCGCAGACCCCAGAGCCGGCCCGCCGCACGCAGGGAGACTCCCCCACAGGCACAGGGGGCGAGGACACCGCCGACGGGATCCAGCACTCACAGCGCATGCTCAGCTTCAGTGATGCGCTCCTGTCCATCATCGCCACTGTGATG ATCCTGCCTGTGACCCACACGGAGATCTCCCCGGAACAG TTTGACAAAAGTATACAGAGACTTCTAGCAACCAGGATTGCTGTCTACCTGATGACGTTTCTCATTGTGACTGTGGCCTGGGCAGCACATACAAG ATTGTTCCAGGTTGTTGGGAAGATAGACGACACACTTGCCTTGCTCAACCTG GCCTGCATGATGACCATCACTTTCCTACCTTTCACT TTTTCCTTAATGGTGACCTTCCCGGAGGTGCCTCTGGGCATCTTCTTGTTCTGTATGTGTGTGATCGCCATCGGGGCCGTGCAG GCGCTGATCGTGGTGTACGCGTTCCACTTCCCCCACCTCCTGAACCCCCAGATAGAGAGCTCCACCCACAGGACCCTGTATCGGCAGCACATCCTGGGCATCGTCCTCAGGGGCCCGGCCTTGTGTTTCGCTGCTGCTGgcttctccctgtttttctaCCCCTTG TCGTACCTGCTGATGGCGACGGTCATCTTCCTCCCCTACGTCAGCAAGGCCTGCAGCTGGTGCAAGGGCAGGCTCGTGG GCCCCCAAGAGCCCCCAGCTCACAGTGTGGAGTTCTTCACATTTGACCTGCATGAGCCTCTCAGCAAGGAGCGGGTGGAGGCCTTCAGCGACGGGGTCTATGCCATCGTGGCCACACTCCTCATCCTGGACATCTG CGAGGACAACATCCCGGACTCCAAGGACGTGAAGGAGAAGTTCCACGGCAGCCTGGTGGCGGCACTGAGCGTGTACGGGCCACATTTCCTGGCGTATTTTGGCTCCTTCGCCACGGTGGGCCTGCTCTGGTTTGCCCACCACTCGCTCTTCCTGCACATCCGCAAAGCCACGCAGTCCATGGGGCTGCTCAACACACTGTCGCTGGCCTTTGTGGGCGGCCTCCCGCTGGCCTACCAGCAGACCTCGGCCTTCGCCCAGCAGCCCCACGACGAGCTCGAGAGCGTGCGCGTCAGCTGCGCCATCATCTTCTTCGCCAGCATCTTCCAGTTTGCCATCTGGACCACGGCCTTGCTGCACGAGGAGGAGACGCTGCAGCCCTCGGCACGGTTCGGGGGCCGGGAGCACGCGTTCATGTTCGCCAAGCTTGCGCTGTACCCCTGTGCCAGCCTGCTGGCCTTCGCCTCCACCTGCTTCCTCAGCAGGTTCAGCACAGCCATCTTCCACCTCACACAGATCGCCGTGCCTTTCAGCTTCCTGCTGCTGCGTCTCCTCGTgcgcctggccctggccctgctgCGGGCCCTGCGGGGCCTCCCCCTGCCGGCACCAGGGGGCCAGGATGACGTGCGGTCCCCGCTCCTCCCGTCTCCCTAG
- the TMEM175 gene encoding endosomal/lysosomal potassium channel TMEM175 isoform X3 has translation MSGPQTPEPARRTQGDSPTGTGGEDTADGIQHSQRMLSFSDALLSIIATVMILPVTHTEISPEQVLGNRGLRASRFDKSIQRLLATRIAVYLMTFLIVTVAWAAHTRLFQVVGKIDDTLALLNLACMMTITFLPFTALIVVYAFHFPHLLNPQIESSTHRTLYRQHILGIVLRGPALCFAAAGFSLFFYPLIGIPPPLWLPPADPAGPAHRLASSHLLHTREARPSVCLLSDVVGAVNRSVVLAFVIGLQCATVSLIVLPTSGDPEVLGLQDRRGGGPPLSAGLEWGSGGRRRRLTAGVSAVWVPQPQGEQSPRGTCQCAPALRARAARAQNTLPGPTAFLVQITGCVCSEAHATVSCKHHPAATMECTSRAAATSTSFWNVSLTPPAAWKPPVDFPSLSVDLPVLGDLCKWNPKTRGFYVWLLSFNVTFSRLVHVAPSVRTSSCWLDHVFSPARLSTDSGFLLVLADVNSAAVNVGCTHLLETLLSVLLGAHPGQTWAYWMAGGGRRGLAGWQGEAGLGLLDRRGRRAWACWVTGGGRCGLTGWQGEAGVGLLDRRGRRAWAYRITGAPFDFGGTCHIVFHGGCTSLRPHRQSAGSQFPHTLTKARGPAFRRAVSPGV, from the exons ATGTCCGGGCCGCAGACCCCAGAGCCGGCCCGCCGCACGCAGGGAGACTCCCCCACAGGCACAGGGGGCGAGGACACCGCCGACGGGATCCAGCACTCACAGCGCATGCTCAGCTTCAGTGATGCGCTCCTGTCCATCATCGCCACTGTGATG ATCCTGCCTGTGACCCACACGGAGATCTCCCCGGAACAGGTACTTGGGAACCGTGGTCTGCGGGCATCGAGG TTTGACAAAAGTATACAGAGACTTCTAGCAACCAGGATTGCTGTCTACCTGATGACGTTTCTCATTGTGACTGTGGCCTGGGCAGCACATACAAG ATTGTTCCAGGTTGTTGGGAAGATAGACGACACACTTGCCTTGCTCAACCTG GCCTGCATGATGACCATCACTTTCCTACCTTTCACT GCGCTGATCGTGGTGTACGCGTTCCACTTCCCCCACCTCCTGAACCCCCAGATAGAGAGCTCCACCCACAGGACCCTGTATCGGCAGCACATCCTGGGCATCGTCCTCAGGGGCCCGGCCTTGTGTTTCGCTGCTGCTGgcttctccctgtttttctaCCCCTTG attggGATTCCTCCTCCCCTGTGGCTCCCTCCCGCTGATCCTGCAGGGCCTGCCCACCGATTGGCCTCCTCCCACCTGCTTCACACCCGGGAGGCCCGTCCCTCAGTGTGTCTGCTCAGTGATGTGGTCGGGGCTGTAAATAGATCTGTGGTTCTGGCCTTCGTCATCGGTCTGCAGTGTGCCACTGTCTCCCTGATTGTACTCCCCACGTCAGGTGACCCTGAAGTACTTGGCCTGCAGGACAGAAGGGGCGGGGGCCCCCCATTGAGCGCAGGCCTGGAATGGGGCAGCGGTGGCAGGAGGAGGCGCCTCACTGCAGGGGTGTCGGCTGTGTGGGTACCACAGCCGCAGGGTGAGCAGAGCCCTCGTGGGACCTGCCAGTGTGCCCCAGCCTTGAGGGCTCGCGCTGCCAGAGCCCAGAACACGCTGCCTGGCCCTACGGCCTTTCTTGTTCAAATTACGGGGTGTGTGTGCAGTGAAGCCCACGCCACTGTGTCCTGTAAACACCATCCAGCGGCAACGATGGAGTGCACATCGCGTGCAGCCGCCACCTCCACCTCCTTCTGGAATGTTTCCCTCACCCCCCCTGCTGCCTGGAAGCCACCAGTCgactttccatctctctctgtggATCTGCCTGTGCTGGGTgatttatgtaaatggaatcctaaaaCACGAggcttttatgtctggcttctttcgttCAACGTAACGTTTTCAAGGTTGGTTCACGTCGCCCCAAGTGTCAGGACTTCCTCTTGTTGGCTGGACCATGTTTTCTCACCCGCACGTCTGTCGACGGACTCTGGGTTCTTGCTCGTCTTAGCTGATGTgaacagtgctgctgtgaacgtggggTGCACACACCTCTTGGAGACCCTGCTCTCAGTTCTTCTGGGTGCACACCCGGGCCAGACGTGGGCTTACTGgatggcagggggaggcaggcgTGGGCTTGCTGGATGGCAGGGGGAGGCGGGCTTGGGCTTGCTGGATCGCAGGGGGAGGCGGGCGTGGGCTTGCTGGGTCACAGGGGGTGGCAGGTGTGGGCTTACTGGATGGCAGGGGGAGGCGGGCGTGGGCTTGCTGGATCGCAGGGGGAGGCGGGCGTGGGCTTACCGGATCACAGGGGCTCCGTTTGATTTTGGGGGGACCTGCCACATTGTTTTCCAtggcggctgcaccagtttacgtcCCCACCGACAGAGCGCGGGCTCCCAGTttccccacaccctcaccaaGGCCCGTGGACCCGCTTTTCGGAGGGCCGTCTCCCCCGGGGTGTGA
- the TMEM175 gene encoding endosomal/lysosomal potassium channel TMEM175 isoform X1 yields MSGPQTPEPARRTQGDSPTGTGGEDTADGIQHSQRMLSFSDALLSIIATVMILPVTHTEISPEQVLGNRGLRASRFDKSIQRLLATRIAVYLMTFLIVTVAWAAHTRLFQVVGKIDDTLALLNLACMMTITFLPFTFSLMVTFPEVPLGIFLFCMCVIAIGAVQALIVVYAFHFPHLLNPQIESSTHRTLYRQHILGIVLRGPALCFAAAGFSLFFYPLIGIPPPLWLPPADPAGPAHRLASSHLLHTREARPSVCLLSDVVGAVNRSVVLAFVIGLQCATVSLIVLPTSGDPEVLGLQDRRGGGPPLSAGLEWGSGGRRRRLTAGVSAVWVPQPQGEQSPRGTCQCAPALRARAARAQNTLPGPTAFLVQITGCVCSEAHATVSCKHHPAATMECTSRAAATSTSFWNVSLTPPAAWKPPVDFPSLSVDLPVLGDLCKWNPKTRGFYVWLLSFNVTFSRLVHVAPSVRTSSCWLDHVFSPARLSTDSGFLLVLADVNSAAVNVGCTHLLETLLSVLLGAHPGQTWAYWMAGGGRRGLAGWQGEAGLGLLDRRGRRAWACWVTGGGRCGLTGWQGEAGVGLLDRRGRRAWAYRITGAPFDFGGTCHIVFHGGCTSLRPHRQSAGSQFPHTLTKARGPAFRRAVSPGV; encoded by the exons ATGTCCGGGCCGCAGACCCCAGAGCCGGCCCGCCGCACGCAGGGAGACTCCCCCACAGGCACAGGGGGCGAGGACACCGCCGACGGGATCCAGCACTCACAGCGCATGCTCAGCTTCAGTGATGCGCTCCTGTCCATCATCGCCACTGTGATG ATCCTGCCTGTGACCCACACGGAGATCTCCCCGGAACAGGTACTTGGGAACCGTGGTCTGCGGGCATCGAGG TTTGACAAAAGTATACAGAGACTTCTAGCAACCAGGATTGCTGTCTACCTGATGACGTTTCTCATTGTGACTGTGGCCTGGGCAGCACATACAAG ATTGTTCCAGGTTGTTGGGAAGATAGACGACACACTTGCCTTGCTCAACCTG GCCTGCATGATGACCATCACTTTCCTACCTTTCACT TTTTCCTTAATGGTGACCTTCCCGGAGGTGCCTCTGGGCATCTTCTTGTTCTGTATGTGTGTGATCGCCATCGGGGCCGTGCAG GCGCTGATCGTGGTGTACGCGTTCCACTTCCCCCACCTCCTGAACCCCCAGATAGAGAGCTCCACCCACAGGACCCTGTATCGGCAGCACATCCTGGGCATCGTCCTCAGGGGCCCGGCCTTGTGTTTCGCTGCTGCTGgcttctccctgtttttctaCCCCTTG attggGATTCCTCCTCCCCTGTGGCTCCCTCCCGCTGATCCTGCAGGGCCTGCCCACCGATTGGCCTCCTCCCACCTGCTTCACACCCGGGAGGCCCGTCCCTCAGTGTGTCTGCTCAGTGATGTGGTCGGGGCTGTAAATAGATCTGTGGTTCTGGCCTTCGTCATCGGTCTGCAGTGTGCCACTGTCTCCCTGATTGTACTCCCCACGTCAGGTGACCCTGAAGTACTTGGCCTGCAGGACAGAAGGGGCGGGGGCCCCCCATTGAGCGCAGGCCTGGAATGGGGCAGCGGTGGCAGGAGGAGGCGCCTCACTGCAGGGGTGTCGGCTGTGTGGGTACCACAGCCGCAGGGTGAGCAGAGCCCTCGTGGGACCTGCCAGTGTGCCCCAGCCTTGAGGGCTCGCGCTGCCAGAGCCCAGAACACGCTGCCTGGCCCTACGGCCTTTCTTGTTCAAATTACGGGGTGTGTGTGCAGTGAAGCCCACGCCACTGTGTCCTGTAAACACCATCCAGCGGCAACGATGGAGTGCACATCGCGTGCAGCCGCCACCTCCACCTCCTTCTGGAATGTTTCCCTCACCCCCCCTGCTGCCTGGAAGCCACCAGTCgactttccatctctctctgtggATCTGCCTGTGCTGGGTgatttatgtaaatggaatcctaaaaCACGAggcttttatgtctggcttctttcgttCAACGTAACGTTTTCAAGGTTGGTTCACGTCGCCCCAAGTGTCAGGACTTCCTCTTGTTGGCTGGACCATGTTTTCTCACCCGCACGTCTGTCGACGGACTCTGGGTTCTTGCTCGTCTTAGCTGATGTgaacagtgctgctgtgaacgtggggTGCACACACCTCTTGGAGACCCTGCTCTCAGTTCTTCTGGGTGCACACCCGGGCCAGACGTGGGCTTACTGgatggcagggggaggcaggcgTGGGCTTGCTGGATGGCAGGGGGAGGCGGGCTTGGGCTTGCTGGATCGCAGGGGGAGGCGGGCGTGGGCTTGCTGGGTCACAGGGGGTGGCAGGTGTGGGCTTACTGGATGGCAGGGGGAGGCGGGCGTGGGCTTGCTGGATCGCAGGGGGAGGCGGGCGTGGGCTTACCGGATCACAGGGGCTCCGTTTGATTTTGGGGGGACCTGCCACATTGTTTTCCAtggcggctgcaccagtttacgtcCCCACCGACAGAGCGCGGGCTCCCAGTttccccacaccctcaccaaGGCCCGTGGACCCGCTTTTCGGAGGGCCGTCTCCCCCGGGGTGTGA